Proteins encoded by one window of Sediminicoccus rosea:
- a CDS encoding MFS transporter, whose protein sequence is MNRTSDRALILGTALTQTIGWGTLFIPFALMVQPMEAALGWSRAEINGAFTLGILLSGILAIPVGRWVDRHGGQAPLAWGSVLGSAMLALWAITDQLWLFYLIWIGLGVAHATALWGPAMAVVVALAKQPMRVITAITFVTGFAGTIFVPLVAALIAGFGWRGALWILAVVQLLPAATAWWQFAGTPPRTTHQARDSEEAYRRTLRRPAFWGLALCFAAHAFIGVALGAHLVPLLREAGLPEASVILLVALHGPLQVAARGGLYIAGPRASTRWVGLGAMLLLPIALLWLGGAPASFLWLLPFVLCWAVADGLLTIVRAAGTAEILGREGYGAVTGALSLIAVLPRTLGPITVALIWQADGGYGAVPWILAAVGFLGAASFVLALRDKD, encoded by the coding sequence GTGAACCGCACCTCCGATCGCGCCCTCATCCTGGGCACGGCCCTGACCCAGACCATCGGCTGGGGCACGCTCTTCATCCCCTTCGCGCTGATGGTGCAGCCGATGGAGGCGGCCCTCGGCTGGAGCCGGGCGGAGATCAACGGCGCCTTCACGCTGGGCATCCTGCTCTCCGGCATCCTGGCCATCCCCGTCGGCCGCTGGGTGGACCGGCATGGCGGCCAGGCGCCGCTCGCCTGGGGCAGCGTGCTGGGCAGCGCCATGCTGGCGCTCTGGGCGATCACGGACCAGCTCTGGCTGTTCTACCTGATCTGGATCGGGCTTGGCGTCGCGCATGCCACGGCGCTCTGGGGCCCGGCCATGGCGGTGGTGGTGGCGCTGGCGAAGCAGCCGATGCGCGTGATCACCGCCATCACCTTCGTGACTGGCTTCGCCGGCACGATCTTCGTGCCGCTCGTGGCCGCGCTGATCGCGGGCTTCGGCTGGCGCGGCGCGCTCTGGATCCTCGCCGTCGTGCAATTGCTGCCGGCGGCCACCGCCTGGTGGCAATTCGCGGGCACGCCGCCGCGCACGACCCACCAGGCGCGGGACAGCGAGGAAGCCTATCGCCGCACGCTCCGCCGCCCCGCCTTCTGGGGCCTCGCGCTCTGCTTCGCGGCGCATGCCTTCATCGGCGTGGCGCTCGGCGCGCATCTGGTGCCGCTGCTGCGCGAAGCCGGGCTGCCGGAAGCGAGCGTCATCCTCCTCGTGGCCCTGCACGGACCCTTGCAGGTGGCGGCACGCGGCGGGCTCTACATCGCGGGCCCGCGCGCCTCGACGCGTTGGGTGGGCCTGGGCGCCATGCTGCTGCTGCCCATCGCGCTGCTCTGGCTGGGCGGGGCGCCGGCCAGCTTCCTCTGGCTGCTGCCCTTCGTGCTCTGCTGGGCGGTGGCGGATGGGCTGCTCACCATTGTGCGCGCCGCCGGCACGGCCGAGATCCTGGGGCGCGAGGGCTATGGCGCGGTCACTGGCGCGCTCAGCCTCATCGCCGTGCTGCCGCGCACCCTGGGGCCGATCACCGTGGCCCTCATCTGGCAGGCCGATGGCGGCTATGGTGCCGTGCCCTGGATCCTGGCTGCCGTGGGCTTTCTGGGGGCGGCCAGCTTCGTGCTGGCCCTGAGGGACAAGGATTGA